ACACCCTCGTGCATCCACCCCTAGGCCTGTAGCCAGGACTGAAGAACACACAGAACAGCGGAGGCACAACTTTACTGTCCTTTCTCCAGCAGCTCCCTGTACACCTGGGCCCCACAGCCCTGACTGTTCGCAGGGACAGGGCCCAAGACAGAGCAGGTAAAGCTCTTTGAAAACTCACCACAAATAAAGCTAACAACCAAAATTAACAACATAACCTCCTATCCTGGGCTGGCGTTTCTCCAGACCCTGGGGCTGGCTCGGGGCAGGACGCAGGATGGAGTCAACCCAAAGTTGGCCTCCACAAGAACAAAACTGCCACGAGAACAAAGCAACTTCTCCAGGGTCCAAGTGCATGTGCACTTATCCACTGAAGCCATCAGGAAACACCTGGGGCTCCACCAGCCCACGACACGCACGCAGAGAGCTCGTTTTAGAGTGGGTGCACCCAGGCCACCACCCAGTAACTGCTCTGGGCAGTGGAGAAGAGGAGGTGCCCACTCCCCAACACAGTCGGAATGGGTCAAGCACAGAACATGCTAGAAGACACACTCCCACAATGAGGCTGGAGGGCCCAGCCTCAGCCCACGGGTACAGAGCGCCAGGGGGAGGGCGACAGACACAAGGCACAGAAGCAACCTCAGGAGGAAGATGGGAGCAGCTTCTCTAGGGCCTTCTTCTGCTTTTCTGTGGCCGCAGCCAAAGCTTCAGCCAGCTTTTCCTCGGGCATCATGTTGAGCACCTTGAGAGCAAAGAGGAGCTGGTACTTGGCTGTGCTGATGAAAGCGTTGCTCAGGAAGTTGGGAAAGCCACCGACTCGGTCCTTCTGGGTGTACAGTGGGACGCGCACGAGCCCCAGCACCTGCATGGAGAGGAGACCAGGATTGGGACCAGGCCCCCACACGGATGGCATGGCCTTGGCAGGAGGGGCTTGTGAGCAGCTAGGCCACGGGAAGGACAGCCAGGTTGCCAAGGACATAATGGGAGACCCAGGTAGGGTTGGGTGAGGTAGAAGCCAGCCAGCTCCCTTGGTGCGGTGCAGCCCCTCTCTTCCCCAAGCAAGTTTCAAGGCCATCCCCATGCACATCCCACTCTCAAGTCCCAGCCCTCAACCACTAGCAGGAAGCCCCACAGTCCACACCCCCATGCTCCCTCTTTCACCTGGTGAATCCCAAACACCCCAAGTGCCACTCCCAGTCTTCCAGACTATAAAACCCAGAAGTAGAGCCTTCATCCCTCACACCATGAGATCCCGGCCCATGAACCCAGACCTACAAGATCCCCTTTTTACTCTGCAGTTTCACACCTCCCGGAGCAGGCACCGCCCCTTCCCATCCTCCCACCGatcccactccccactcccaggATTGGCAATGGCAGGCAGCAAGGCAGATGGAACACAGCCCCGAGGgagccccagccccggcccccctcccaccctacccGACCCCtggtccctctccccaccccgaaGCTGGAGACAGCGACACCCTCCCAAACTGTCCAGGGGACCCTCAGGGGGACGTGTTACCCATCGGTGCCTTCCGCGGGGCCAGAGCCAAaccccggggcggggggcggggcccgAGCAGCGGCCCCCACCTCCAGGCCGTGATCCCGCGAGTGCACCGCGCTGATCTCCACAGCATGCAGCTGCTCCAGCGTCAGCTGCCGCGCGTACAGGTGCGCCACGACGCGGTGCGGGCCCTCGGTCAGGTGCGAGCTCAAGTAGTCGGCCTCCGTGAGGCGCAGgcagcccaggcccaggcccagcaccCGATTCAGTCCGTCCTCCAGCGACCAGAAGCGCCGGTCCACGAAGCCCCCGGGGAAGCCCAGCAGTCCGTCGAAGCGCATCTGCATCTGCAAGGGAGCGCCGGGTCACGGGCGCAGGTCCGAGTGGCGTCCCGTACCCGCCCGCCCGCGTCCTCCCGCGTCCTCACCAGCACCGAGAAGCGCATGGGGATGCGGCCGAAGAGTTGCCCGGGGTTTGCGGCGTACAGCATGGCGTGGCACGAGTGGCTCCAGCCCGGCCCCAGACGCATCGCCTCCACCCGGCTGATCTGCTTCAGCTCCGGAACCGCCGCCGCCGACATCTTGGCACTACCCACCGCGACCCGTGCACCGCCCTTACGTGCATGCGCGGGCCCGCCCCCGCCGCGCCCGAGCAATCCGCGGACAGCCGCGCCCCTGGGCCCCGCCCCTCCGCCAATCGCTGACGCGCACCAGGGCAGAGCCCGTCACGGCTCTCCGACGCTACGTTGCGGGGCGGAAGGGGCGGGCACAAAGGGAATGGCTGCGGGCGCCCCAGCCGTCACCCAATAGCCGCGCACCCCGAGCGGGCCCCGCCCACGGCCCTCGAAAACCACAGAGCCCAGGATGCAACGCGACAGCCGAGCTCGCAGGAGTGGGGCGTGGACTTCGGGTCCTCGGGCGCGCGGCGCTTGCGGGGTGGGGGCGGTGCTTGCGGAGTCAGGGTTCAGACTACCCGCCCCGAAGAGGGCAGGAGAAGCCCCAGCGATCTCTTTGCCCTCGGCCCTCCCCCAGCGCCTGCCTGGGAGCACCGCCCCGCGGGCTTCCCACCGCCAGCTCCAGGTCTGGCCGGCTCCAGCTTCTGGACGCGAGGGCGCCTCCTGCTTCCCCCAAGGGGCTCAGCTGAGCCCTGGGATCAGAGGACACAACCCTCCCCTGCACGCACGCCAGCCCCATCGTTCTGCAGCCGGCTAAGCACTGGAATCCAAGGTCACTGCTGGTCTGCCTGACTAGAAGAGCAGGAAAGCAGAGTCTGGCAAAGCTCCAACTGCCCTCACAGTACAAGTCCACACCCAGCACTGAACTGGGTGCATGGTGAGGAGTTCTGGGGCTCCCTAAGCCCAGCCTGCTGGGGCAGAAGTGATTTAAATCCCGGGGCAGGGAGCTTCCCAGCCCAGCGCACCAAGTACCCTGCCTGTCAGACACCATAGCCAGGTACTGTTGGAGGAAATGAGGTCTCCCCCACTTTATTCCGAGGAGAAACCTGGGGCTTAGATGAATGGGACTTGCCTGAGGGCACCCAGCAGTTTGTGAGAGCCAGGATCCCACCCAAGATTCCCACTGTCTCCTACCCAGTGTACACAACAGAAAACCGTGAAGCTTCAGCAAAAGGGGGCCCGAGTTACTTACCAGCTGTCTGTACTGGAGAAGGAAGTTGCTAGGGCTCGGAAGCGTCAGAAACAGCCATCAGAGGGACAGTAGCGGGGCTCCCCTGGATCCTATGGTGCCACTCGCTCCACCAGCTGGCCCAAGCTCCATTTTT
This portion of the Pseudorca crassidens isolate mPseCra1 chromosome 15, mPseCra1.hap1, whole genome shotgun sequence genome encodes:
- the NUDT16L1 gene encoding tudor-interacting repair regulator protein, whose protein sequence is MSAAAVPELKQISRVEAMRLGPGWSHSCHAMLYAANPGQLFGRIPMRFSVLMQMRFDGLLGFPGGFVDRRFWSLEDGLNRVLGLGLGCLRLTEADYLSSHLTEGPHRVVAHLYARQLTLEQLHAVEISAVHSRDHGLEVLGLVRVPLYTQKDRVGGFPNFLSNAFISTAKYQLLFALKVLNMMPEEKLAEALAAATEKQKKALEKLLPSSS